A region of the Candidatus Kryptonium sp. genome:
TATCTTTAGCTCTTTCTCGTTTCTTCTTGGTATTTCTTTGTGAAACTTGAGTTGAAGAACATCGCCATCGTTTGCTTTGGCTATCTGGATGAAGAAAATCAGAAAAATTATTTTAATTTTGAGAAATTTCAAGCCACTGAAATTTTTGTTTGCGTTCTATATATTTTTACGCAACATTCAAGTTTGCAGTTTCAATAATCTTTTAACTTGTCCTTCAGCTTTTTGTATAGCAGTTCCCTTGCCCTAAAAATGTGGACTTTAACAGTTCCGATTGGTAGTTTCAGCTCTTTTGCTATTTCTTCGTATGATTTATCTTCAAAATGTCGCATTATGATCACTTTTCTATAATGTTCTGGAAGTGAGTTTATCGCTTCGTGAATAATTTCATTTCTTTGTTTTTGGAATAGTTCATGATCTGGAAGTTTAGTCCAATCAGGTATTTCTCGCTGAATTGAATCCTCTTCAAGTTCGTGTTCTTCATCAATTGAATAAGTTGAAATTTTTTTCTTTCGGATGAAATCTATGCAATGATTGGTTGCAATTTTGTAAAGCCATGTTGAAAACGAGAATTCTGACTTGAAACTTGATAGAGAAGTGAAAGCTTTGGCGAAAATTTCCTGCACAAGGTCTTCGGTTTCGCTTCTCTGTCGTATAATTCTGGAGACGATTGTTTCAACTTTCTTTTTATATCTATTCATTAATTCAGTGTAGGCTAATTCATCGTTATTTTTTGCTGCAAGTTTTGCAAGTTCAGCGTCGGTTAATTTTTTATAGTCCTTTTTCTCCTTTTTCATTTTAGTGAACTATTTTATGTAAAAAGTCAGCGGTCATGTAAAAAAGGAGCATACCAATGAAAACGACAAGTGGTGCAAGTTTTGTTTGTGAGTTATTTATCTCTGGGATCAGGTCGGTTGTTCCAACATATAATCCAATTCCAGAAATGAAAGCGAATAGATATCCAATAAGTTTTTCGCTTATTTGTGGTATCACAAGACCAAGTAAAACGCCCGCAAATGTCGCAAATCCAACGAGTGAGGCAAGAATTAAAGATGTATGCACTTTTCTGCCAGAAGCTGAAATAACCGAAGCAACCGTCATCCCTTCGGGAAGTTTATGAAGGAAAATCCCAATGAAAAGTAGAAGCCCGATTATATAATCAAATTTTAATCCAATTGCTATAGCCATGCCATCAAAGAAAGCGTGGATGAAAAGTCCAAAGAAAATTGAATAACTTGCGGTTTTTGAAACTATATGTTCAGTGTGAGTTTCCTCGCCAAAGTGTAAGTGTGAAACAATTGAATGTTCAAAGAAGTGAAGCGTCGCATAGCCAAGCATGATCAAAATCGGTGCTGTTTCACCAATCGCTTCTACTGACTCCGGAATAAGCTGCGTAAGAACGAGCGCGACAATAAATCCAGCTCCAACTGCAAGCAAGTAATCTTGAAATCTCCTCGGCCATTTTTGCGTGAAGAATATGATCAAACCTCCAAGTATCTCTGCAATCGTTGCTACTAATC
Encoded here:
- a CDS encoding ZIP family metal transporter; translation: MTILILTLGLVATIAEILGGLIIFFTQKWPRRFQDYLLAVGAGFIVALVLTQLIPESVEAIGETAPILIMLGYATLHFFEHSIVSHLHFGEETHTEHIVSKTASYSIFFGLFIHAFFDGMAIAIGLKFDYIIGLLLFIGIFLHKLPEGMTVASVISASGRKVHTSLILASLVGFATFAGVLLGLVIPQISEKLIGYLFAFISGIGLYVGTTDLIPEINNSQTKLAPLVVFIGMLLFYMTADFLHKIVH
- a CDS encoding sigma-70 family RNA polymerase sigma factor, which translates into the protein MKKEKKDYKKLTDAELAKLAAKNNDELAYTELMNRYKKKVETIVSRIIRQRSETEDLVQEIFAKAFTSLSSFKSEFSFSTWLYKIATNHCIDFIRKKKISTYSIDEEHELEEDSIQREIPDWTKLPDHELFQKQRNEIIHEAINSLPEHYRKVIIMRHFEDKSYEEIAKELKLPIGTVKVHIFRARELLYKKLKDKLKDY